In Pseudochaenichthys georgianus chromosome 6, fPseGeo1.2, whole genome shotgun sequence, a single window of DNA contains:
- the met gene encoding hepatocyte growth factor receptor, translated as MNPRLLHAVMLLWVLCSSAQGQCDKSPETHQLNLSVNYELPTFTADFPIQNMVTLDGIIYVGAVNRIYALAPNLTKLSEYHTGPLLSNETCGRTLTGASSGSKVDNHNIALVVENIYDKGLYSCGSADNGVCRRHVLDEDTSPKTVDEHVYCFADKVRKGKGQPIDSDVVVSASGSQVLNVESNFITFFVGNSEIPGTGNVSDSATHPHTISLRKMKTSQNGFTFYSDLSYMDLIPPLRGNYYLRYVYSFHSGPFTYFLTVQRVSMDSEAYHTRIVRMCSSDHVIRRYVEMPLECISTDKRRRRSPEIDTVFNILQAAHVTKVGNDVELQKQLKVEKGDDVLFAAFAQGKPNSPEPTANSAVCIMSLKHINNMFKFYMQRCHTVDPFHFTGSNKKSCYNAL; from the exons ATGAATCCCCGCTTGCTTCATGCCGTCATGCTGCTGTGGGTCTTGTGCTCCAGTGCGCAGGGCCAGTGTGACAAATCCCCCGAGACCCACCAACTCAACCTCTCGGTCAACTACGAGCTCCCGACGTTCACGGCAGACTTCCCGATCCAGAACATGGTGACGCTGGACGGGATCATCTACGTTGGGGCTGTAAACAGGATCTACGCCTTGGCACCGAACCTCACGAAGTTGTCCGAGTACCACACGGGGCCGCTGCTTTCCAACGAGACCTGCGGCCGGACATTAACAGGCGCTAGCAGTGGCAGCAAGGTggacaaccacaacattgctttGGTGGTGGAGAACATCTACGACAAAGGGTTGTACAGCTGCGGATCGGCGGACAATGGCGTTTGCCGTCGTCACGTCCTCGACGAAGACACTAGCCCGAAAACCGTCGACGAACACGTCTACTGCTTCGCCGACAAAGTGAGGAAAGGCAAAGGTCAACCCATCGACTcggatgttgttgtgagtgctTCAGGCTCTCAGGTGCTTAACGTGGAGAGCAACTTCATCACGTTCTTCGTCGGGAACTCCGAGATCCCAGGGACGGGAAACGTATCGGACAGTGCGACTCATCCCCACACCATCTCTCTTCGGAAGATGAAGACGAGCCAGAACGGCTTCACCTTCTACTCGGACCTCTCGTACATGGACCTGATTCCACCGCTACGAGGAAACTACTACCTGCGATATGTGTACTCCTTCCACAGTGGACCGTTCACCTACTTCCTGACGGTGCAGCGGGTGAGCATGGACTCCGAGGCCTACCACACCCGCATCGTCCGGATGTGCTCCTCGGACCACGTGATCCGCCGATACGTCGAGATGCCCCTCGAATGCATCAGCACCGATAAAAGGCGACGGCGCTCGCCGGAGATTGACACGGTTTTTAACATCCTCCAGGCGGCACACGTCACCAAGGTGGGGAATGACGTCGAGCTGCAGAAACAGCTGAAGGTGGAGAAAGGCGACGACGTGTTGTTCGCGGCGTTTGCTCAGGGGAAGCCGAACTCTCCGGAGCCCACGGCGAACTCGGCCGTCTGCATCATGTCCCTGAAACACATCAACAACATGTTCAAGTTCTACATGCAGCGGTGCCACACAGTGGACCCGTTTCACTTCACAGGGTCCAACAAGAAGTCCTGCTACAATGCG TTGTGA